One Poecilia reticulata strain Guanapo linkage group LG19, Guppy_female_1.0+MT, whole genome shotgun sequence genomic window carries:
- the vwa2 gene encoding von Willebrand factor A domain-containing protein 2 isoform X3, with protein sequence MYRDMNAVLLFIFLLLQVTQAASVQEIQTSHENIAKINSAAEMMQCSAVLDVLFLMDGSYSIGKGTFERAKHYAVKLCEALTVAPDKVRVGLIQFGSVPRLEFSLDSFSTKQELKKHLKKISYRGGSTQTGQALKYVLKKGFPGGRNSSSVPRVAILLSDGRSQGSVVQAAAQLKQTGVVLFAVGLRYPKYSKVYKTHQTVCHRTVCSDPCDSQPCLNGGTCVSQGLERYHCVCPPGYGSDPHCAPALSLDCSIDLLFLLEGSATLTLEGFLRLKSFLKRFLQAVIGSDSPSKVGLAVFGGETRVEAQVGRFNGNTRNLLKAVDALQPPGGLTLTGQALRHVTRHGFVSEPVFADVSDDLPRVVVLLAATPAADDVVEASKYARDREIFLIGVGPERLKAELNNITGNPQRTLTYSSPDRLIGKIPELKAKICSVDTQGCLGQAVDLVFALDASVGVGRENFATLQDFVRSISVQFDVNRDVAQVALVAYNRRATTVFGLDEHESGSAILKAVGEASYMGGGVSTGAALLHIYSKVLTVANGARPGVNKAVVVVTDGSGGDDAVVPAQKIRDSGVSVFVVGIGDMQRDKVLMISGSEEYMISAPSYEDLKYFEDVLVQMVCSEVRKPVNLCKPNPCMHDGICVLSGASFRCRCHGYEGPHCQRRSGKNSSRGDVPKPAGLRKKSRQRKSHQELLRRYKLHRRRHAA encoded by the exons ATGTACCGTGACATGAACGCTGTCCTTCTGTTCATTTTCCTGCTCCTTCAAG TCACACAGGCGGCCTCTGTGCAGGAGATCCAGACCAGCCATGAGAACATAGCAAAAATCAACTCGGCAGCAGAAA TGATGCAGTGCTCAGCAGTCTTAGACGTCCTCTTCCTCATGGACGGCTCCTACAGCATCGGGAAGGGGACCTTCGAGAGGGCCAAGCATTACGCAGTCAAGCTTTGTGAAGCCCTGACCGTTGCTCCGGATAAG GTGCGAGTCGGTTTGATTCAGTTTGGCTCCGTTCCTCGCCTCGAGTTTTCTTTGGACTCGTTCTCCACCAAGCAGGAGCTGAAGAAGCACCTGAAGAAGATTTCATACAG AGGAGGCAGCACCCAGACGGGCCAGGCTCTGAAATACGTCCTGAAGAAAGGTTTTCCGGGCGGCCGTAACTCCTCCAGCGTCCCGCGCGTCGCCATCCTCCTGTCCGACGGCCGGTCTCAGGGCAGCGTGGTCCAGGCCGCTGCACAGCTGAAGCAGACGGGCGTCGTTTTGTTTGCCGTCGGTTTGCGGTACCCAAA GTACAGTAAAGTTTACAAGACACACCAGACCGTCTGCCATAGGACCGTTTGTTCAG ATCCCTGCGACTCTCAGCCCTGTCTCAACGGGGGAACCTGTGTATCACAAGGTCTAGAGCGCTACCACTGTGTGTGTCCACCGGGCTATGGATCAGACCCACACTGTG CTCCTGCTTTGTCCTTGGACTGCTCCATTGATTTGCTTTTCCTGCTGGAGGGCTCTGCGACGCTCACTTTAGAGGGCTTCCTCCGTCTCAAATCCTTCCTGAAGCGCTTCCTGCAGGCCGTCATCGGCTCCGACAGCCCCAGTAAAGTCGGCCTGGCCGTGTTCGGCGGGGAGACCAGAGTGGAAGCCCAGGTTGGGAGATTTAACGGAAACACCCGGAATCTCCTGAAGGCTGTGGATGCTCTGCAACCACCTGGCGGTTTGACCCTGACGGGCCAGGCGCTCCGACATGTGACCCGTCACGGCTTCGTGAGCGAGCCGGTGTTCGCCGACGTCTCGGATGACCTCCCCCGCGTGGTGGTGCTGCTCGCCGCCACACCTGCTGCTGATGACGTGGTGGAGGCCTCAAAATATGCGCGAGACAGAGAGATCTTCTTGATAGGGGTCGGGCCGGAAAGACTGAAGGCGGAGCTGAATAATATCACAGGAAATCCTCAGAGAACTCTGACGTACTCGTCGCCGGACAGGCTCATCGGGAAGATACCGGAGCTGAAGGCCAAGATCTGCAGCGTCGACACGCAAG GATGTCTGGGTCAGGCGGTAGACCTGGTGTTCGCCCTGGATGCCTCCGTTGGAGTCGGCCGCGAGAACTTTGCCACGCTGCAGGACTTTGTGCGAAGCATCTCCGTCCAGTTTGACGTAAACCGCGACGTGGCTCAGGTCGCCCTGGTGGCCTACAACCGCAGAGCCACCACCGTTTTTGGCCTCGACGAGCACGAGTCCGGCTCTGCCATCCTCAAGGCCGTGGGGGAAGCCAGCTACATGGGCGGCGGGGTGTCGACCGGCGCGGCGTTGCTCCACATCTACTCCAAAGTCCTGACCGTAGCCAACGGCGCCAGGCCAGGCGTCAACAAGGCCGTGGTGGTGGTGACCGACGGCTCGGGCGGGGACGATGCCGTCGTCCCGGCTCAGAAGATAAGAGACAGCGGAGTTTCGGTTTTTGTGGTCGGCATTGGAGACATGCAGAGAGACAAAGTGTTGATGATCTCAGGTTCTGAGGAGTACATGATTTCTGCACCAAGTTATGAGGATCTCAAGTACTTTGAGGACGTGCTGGTTCAGATGGTGTGCTCAg aggTGAGGAAACCTGTGAACCTGTGCAAGCCAAACCCGTGTATGCATGACGGCATCTGCGTCCTCTCAGGAGCCAGCTTCAGGTGTCGGTGCCACGGCTATGAAGGGCCACACTGCCAAAGAC
- the vwa2 gene encoding von Willebrand factor A domain-containing protein 2 isoform X2 — translation MQCSAVLDVLFLMDGSYSIGKGTFERAKHYAVKLCEALTVAPDKVRVGLIQFGSVPRLEFSLDSFSTKQELKKHLKKISYRGGSTQTGQALKYVLKKGFPGGRNSSSVPRVAILLSDGRSQGSVVQAAAQLKQTGVVLFAVGLRYPKWEELHSLASEPVESHVFLADHFHDAVNGLSTTLSTLSFCSATPAGCQAESFPCERKTLETVKELQGNFMCWKGSKGYSPYTSLCPFYRYSKVYKTHQTVCHRTVCSDPCDSQPCLNGGTCVSQGLERYHCVCPPGYGSDPHCAPALSLDCSIDLLFLLEGSATLTLEGFLRLKSFLKRFLQAVIGSDSPSKVGLAVFGGETRVEAQVGRFNGNTRNLLKAVDALQPPGGLTLTGQALRHVTRHGFVSEPVFADVSDDLPRVVVLLAATPAADDVVEASKYARDREIFLIGVGPERLKAELNNITGNPQRTLTYSSPDRLIGKIPELKAKICSVDTQGCLGQAVDLVFALDASVGVGRENFATLQDFVRSISVQFDVNRDVAQVALVAYNRRATTVFGLDEHESGSAILKAVGEASYMGGGVSTGAALLHIYSKVLTVANGARPGVNKAVVVVTDGSGGDDAVVPAQKIRDSGVSVFVVGIGDMQRDKVLMISGSEEYMISAPSYEDLKYFEDVLVQMVCSEVRKPVNLCKPNPCMHDGICVLSGASFRCRCHGYEGPHCQRRSGKNSSRGDVPKPAGLRKKSRQRKSHQELLRRYKLHRRRHAA, via the exons ATGCAGTGCTCAGCAGTCTTAGACGTCCTCTTCCTCATGGACGGCTCCTACAGCATCGGGAAGGGGACCTTCGAGAGGGCCAAGCATTACGCAGTCAAGCTTTGTGAAGCCCTGACCGTTGCTCCGGATAAG GTGCGAGTCGGTTTGATTCAGTTTGGCTCCGTTCCTCGCCTCGAGTTTTCTTTGGACTCGTTCTCCACCAAGCAGGAGCTGAAGAAGCACCTGAAGAAGATTTCATACAG AGGAGGCAGCACCCAGACGGGCCAGGCTCTGAAATACGTCCTGAAGAAAGGTTTTCCGGGCGGCCGTAACTCCTCCAGCGTCCCGCGCGTCGCCATCCTCCTGTCCGACGGCCGGTCTCAGGGCAGCGTGGTCCAGGCCGCTGCACAGCTGAAGCAGACGGGCGTCGTTTTGTTTGCCGTCGGTTTGCGGTACCCAAA ATGGGAAGAGTTGCACTCTCTTGCCAGTGAGCCAGTGGAAAGTCACGTCTTCTTGGCCGATCACTTCCACGACGCCGTTAACGGCTTGTCCACGACGCTGAGCACGCTGTCTTTCTGCAGCGCTACACCGGCAG GCTGTCAGGCCGAGTCCTTCCCCTGTGAGAGGAAGACACTGGAGACGGTGAAAGAGCTGCAGGGGAATTTCATGTGCTGGAAAGGCTCCAAGGGATATTCCCCATACACGTCTCTCTGCCCGTTCTACAG GTACAGTAAAGTTTACAAGACACACCAGACCGTCTGCCATAGGACCGTTTGTTCAG ATCCCTGCGACTCTCAGCCCTGTCTCAACGGGGGAACCTGTGTATCACAAGGTCTAGAGCGCTACCACTGTGTGTGTCCACCGGGCTATGGATCAGACCCACACTGTG CTCCTGCTTTGTCCTTGGACTGCTCCATTGATTTGCTTTTCCTGCTGGAGGGCTCTGCGACGCTCACTTTAGAGGGCTTCCTCCGTCTCAAATCCTTCCTGAAGCGCTTCCTGCAGGCCGTCATCGGCTCCGACAGCCCCAGTAAAGTCGGCCTGGCCGTGTTCGGCGGGGAGACCAGAGTGGAAGCCCAGGTTGGGAGATTTAACGGAAACACCCGGAATCTCCTGAAGGCTGTGGATGCTCTGCAACCACCTGGCGGTTTGACCCTGACGGGCCAGGCGCTCCGACATGTGACCCGTCACGGCTTCGTGAGCGAGCCGGTGTTCGCCGACGTCTCGGATGACCTCCCCCGCGTGGTGGTGCTGCTCGCCGCCACACCTGCTGCTGATGACGTGGTGGAGGCCTCAAAATATGCGCGAGACAGAGAGATCTTCTTGATAGGGGTCGGGCCGGAAAGACTGAAGGCGGAGCTGAATAATATCACAGGAAATCCTCAGAGAACTCTGACGTACTCGTCGCCGGACAGGCTCATCGGGAAGATACCGGAGCTGAAGGCCAAGATCTGCAGCGTCGACACGCAAG GATGTCTGGGTCAGGCGGTAGACCTGGTGTTCGCCCTGGATGCCTCCGTTGGAGTCGGCCGCGAGAACTTTGCCACGCTGCAGGACTTTGTGCGAAGCATCTCCGTCCAGTTTGACGTAAACCGCGACGTGGCTCAGGTCGCCCTGGTGGCCTACAACCGCAGAGCCACCACCGTTTTTGGCCTCGACGAGCACGAGTCCGGCTCTGCCATCCTCAAGGCCGTGGGGGAAGCCAGCTACATGGGCGGCGGGGTGTCGACCGGCGCGGCGTTGCTCCACATCTACTCCAAAGTCCTGACCGTAGCCAACGGCGCCAGGCCAGGCGTCAACAAGGCCGTGGTGGTGGTGACCGACGGCTCGGGCGGGGACGATGCCGTCGTCCCGGCTCAGAAGATAAGAGACAGCGGAGTTTCGGTTTTTGTGGTCGGCATTGGAGACATGCAGAGAGACAAAGTGTTGATGATCTCAGGTTCTGAGGAGTACATGATTTCTGCACCAAGTTATGAGGATCTCAAGTACTTTGAGGACGTGCTGGTTCAGATGGTGTGCTCAg aggTGAGGAAACCTGTGAACCTGTGCAAGCCAAACCCGTGTATGCATGACGGCATCTGCGTCCTCTCAGGAGCCAGCTTCAGGTGTCGGTGCCACGGCTATGAAGGGCCACACTGCCAAAGAC
- the vwa2 gene encoding von Willebrand factor A domain-containing protein 2 isoform X1: MYRDMNAVLLFIFLLLQVTQAASVQEIQTSHENIAKINSAAEMMQCSAVLDVLFLMDGSYSIGKGTFERAKHYAVKLCEALTVAPDKVRVGLIQFGSVPRLEFSLDSFSTKQELKKHLKKISYRGGSTQTGQALKYVLKKGFPGGRNSSSVPRVAILLSDGRSQGSVVQAAAQLKQTGVVLFAVGLRYPKWEELHSLASEPVESHVFLADHFHDAVNGLSTTLSTLSFCSATPAGCQAESFPCERKTLETVKELQGNFMCWKGSKGYSPYTSLCPFYRYSKVYKTHQTVCHRTVCSDPCDSQPCLNGGTCVSQGLERYHCVCPPGYGSDPHCAPALSLDCSIDLLFLLEGSATLTLEGFLRLKSFLKRFLQAVIGSDSPSKVGLAVFGGETRVEAQVGRFNGNTRNLLKAVDALQPPGGLTLTGQALRHVTRHGFVSEPVFADVSDDLPRVVVLLAATPAADDVVEASKYARDREIFLIGVGPERLKAELNNITGNPQRTLTYSSPDRLIGKIPELKAKICSVDTQGCLGQAVDLVFALDASVGVGRENFATLQDFVRSISVQFDVNRDVAQVALVAYNRRATTVFGLDEHESGSAILKAVGEASYMGGGVSTGAALLHIYSKVLTVANGARPGVNKAVVVVTDGSGGDDAVVPAQKIRDSGVSVFVVGIGDMQRDKVLMISGSEEYMISAPSYEDLKYFEDVLVQMVCSEVRKPVNLCKPNPCMHDGICVLSGASFRCRCHGYEGPHCQRRSGKNSSRGDVPKPAGLRKKSRQRKSHQELLRRYKLHRRRHAA, encoded by the exons ATGTACCGTGACATGAACGCTGTCCTTCTGTTCATTTTCCTGCTCCTTCAAG TCACACAGGCGGCCTCTGTGCAGGAGATCCAGACCAGCCATGAGAACATAGCAAAAATCAACTCGGCAGCAGAAA TGATGCAGTGCTCAGCAGTCTTAGACGTCCTCTTCCTCATGGACGGCTCCTACAGCATCGGGAAGGGGACCTTCGAGAGGGCCAAGCATTACGCAGTCAAGCTTTGTGAAGCCCTGACCGTTGCTCCGGATAAG GTGCGAGTCGGTTTGATTCAGTTTGGCTCCGTTCCTCGCCTCGAGTTTTCTTTGGACTCGTTCTCCACCAAGCAGGAGCTGAAGAAGCACCTGAAGAAGATTTCATACAG AGGAGGCAGCACCCAGACGGGCCAGGCTCTGAAATACGTCCTGAAGAAAGGTTTTCCGGGCGGCCGTAACTCCTCCAGCGTCCCGCGCGTCGCCATCCTCCTGTCCGACGGCCGGTCTCAGGGCAGCGTGGTCCAGGCCGCTGCACAGCTGAAGCAGACGGGCGTCGTTTTGTTTGCCGTCGGTTTGCGGTACCCAAA ATGGGAAGAGTTGCACTCTCTTGCCAGTGAGCCAGTGGAAAGTCACGTCTTCTTGGCCGATCACTTCCACGACGCCGTTAACGGCTTGTCCACGACGCTGAGCACGCTGTCTTTCTGCAGCGCTACACCGGCAG GCTGTCAGGCCGAGTCCTTCCCCTGTGAGAGGAAGACACTGGAGACGGTGAAAGAGCTGCAGGGGAATTTCATGTGCTGGAAAGGCTCCAAGGGATATTCCCCATACACGTCTCTCTGCCCGTTCTACAG GTACAGTAAAGTTTACAAGACACACCAGACCGTCTGCCATAGGACCGTTTGTTCAG ATCCCTGCGACTCTCAGCCCTGTCTCAACGGGGGAACCTGTGTATCACAAGGTCTAGAGCGCTACCACTGTGTGTGTCCACCGGGCTATGGATCAGACCCACACTGTG CTCCTGCTTTGTCCTTGGACTGCTCCATTGATTTGCTTTTCCTGCTGGAGGGCTCTGCGACGCTCACTTTAGAGGGCTTCCTCCGTCTCAAATCCTTCCTGAAGCGCTTCCTGCAGGCCGTCATCGGCTCCGACAGCCCCAGTAAAGTCGGCCTGGCCGTGTTCGGCGGGGAGACCAGAGTGGAAGCCCAGGTTGGGAGATTTAACGGAAACACCCGGAATCTCCTGAAGGCTGTGGATGCTCTGCAACCACCTGGCGGTTTGACCCTGACGGGCCAGGCGCTCCGACATGTGACCCGTCACGGCTTCGTGAGCGAGCCGGTGTTCGCCGACGTCTCGGATGACCTCCCCCGCGTGGTGGTGCTGCTCGCCGCCACACCTGCTGCTGATGACGTGGTGGAGGCCTCAAAATATGCGCGAGACAGAGAGATCTTCTTGATAGGGGTCGGGCCGGAAAGACTGAAGGCGGAGCTGAATAATATCACAGGAAATCCTCAGAGAACTCTGACGTACTCGTCGCCGGACAGGCTCATCGGGAAGATACCGGAGCTGAAGGCCAAGATCTGCAGCGTCGACACGCAAG GATGTCTGGGTCAGGCGGTAGACCTGGTGTTCGCCCTGGATGCCTCCGTTGGAGTCGGCCGCGAGAACTTTGCCACGCTGCAGGACTTTGTGCGAAGCATCTCCGTCCAGTTTGACGTAAACCGCGACGTGGCTCAGGTCGCCCTGGTGGCCTACAACCGCAGAGCCACCACCGTTTTTGGCCTCGACGAGCACGAGTCCGGCTCTGCCATCCTCAAGGCCGTGGGGGAAGCCAGCTACATGGGCGGCGGGGTGTCGACCGGCGCGGCGTTGCTCCACATCTACTCCAAAGTCCTGACCGTAGCCAACGGCGCCAGGCCAGGCGTCAACAAGGCCGTGGTGGTGGTGACCGACGGCTCGGGCGGGGACGATGCCGTCGTCCCGGCTCAGAAGATAAGAGACAGCGGAGTTTCGGTTTTTGTGGTCGGCATTGGAGACATGCAGAGAGACAAAGTGTTGATGATCTCAGGTTCTGAGGAGTACATGATTTCTGCACCAAGTTATGAGGATCTCAAGTACTTTGAGGACGTGCTGGTTCAGATGGTGTGCTCAg aggTGAGGAAACCTGTGAACCTGTGCAAGCCAAACCCGTGTATGCATGACGGCATCTGCGTCCTCTCAGGAGCCAGCTTCAGGTGTCGGTGCCACGGCTATGAAGGGCCACACTGCCAAAGAC
- the tdrd1 gene encoding tudor domain-containing protein 1 yields MKPTLLSSPVRPNRPLRKPSSSPGLPLSTPSRFPSMTAAPPVRPAGNGPTSFPASTVASSTFPGLVPPALTVYFCNFCGQQGNFRCKRCKKMPYCSAVCQTEDWKEHRHICKPVDREPAREQTKALPGTGHRENPAKLKASEPSSYKKVYLKDLHASKITSGMDIQATVIEFCSPDRFFILPQDPEVLEALQIISTELQKTCCSSSGTAYAPCDGEVCTVQFSVDKNWYRGLVQTVAADKKTASILYIDFGNEENVPIERIQPLPADIQHFCPCAMECRIAGVVPVVNKWSDECCITVRQMLTGKAVTVKLLEATEKESVHAADVVLSMRMMLSSFLIENGFGQKETTGVPPTEQDIIAMLSASFENYKRLSDGKDDNEWAQPPEPLTQAVGDQFLVVLTHFVSPSDLVVQKVENAELIRDLQLKLRDHCAQISTPQNFRPAPGTVCCAQFSEDKQWYRAKVLAYPSEERVCVAYLDFGNSEEVDLSQLLPITPALLTIPMQAIPCALAGVHPVGENWSRDCILSLQCQLSNRFLRLKIHGVQEGKTLVSMVDEASDPQVDFAELLITAGYATPAFDSAELPAEETAAPADTSAPPAVLEPLVWTSAELPSDGQTVALFTSIVESPGRFYCRLANPTELKKFMELEAQLKQHCEGEASPYVPKVGEPCCVPFPGSGAWCRALVNGLSGDDVDVYLVDYGHSMTAKNSHLRSITPKLLTLPSQAVCCWLAGVDPVGSEWSSEALLWFQNLLDGEQLSARVLSVTKQGYGLEVISRGQNIAEALIAEQMAKAVGEPVGVKHEQAESTTTKENGVNEQEDGVEVAGGIEAAVASEVAGFPVDWKTVELPLNESFPPYIAGVISPSLFYVLGPTQIDQEKLQEVMMEVAAYCSVYQATLSTEMKSRPSAGAACCAQFSGDKNWYRAVILEVGENELSIIYADYGNTEKVPSSQILPIPSRLLQLPFHIIRCSLAGGENFPEEWPEEVLQACRAELENGVLAKVKSFDGSANALSVTLSAERDGVQLTSLVLDKLNAFNKANPDTDQKLDDAPGVPDGPQSKPVPESQLELEHKPAPVDATGPTKPAELTEDKPQQIVPAAPVCEDSVKKIIDQMEPPYQNHLNGSDHKVYGCCCQSLKKQISNMEQVMQLQLALTKQLVGQIK; encoded by the exons ATGAAACCCACTCTTCTTTCAAGCCCGGTTCGACCCAACCGACCGCTGAGGAAACCTTCGTCCAGTCCGGGCTTACCTTTATCAACTCCGTCAAGATTCCCCAGCATGACCGCCGCTCCCCCCGTACGTCCCGCTGGAAATG GTCCCACCAGTTTTCCAGCAAGCACAGTCGCCAGTTCAACA TTTCCAGGATTGGTTCCTCCAGCCCTTACTGTGTACTTCTGCAACTTCTGTGGTCAGCAAG GGAATTTCCGCTGTAAACGCTGCAAGAAAATGCCTTATTGCTCCGCAGTGTGCCAGACGGAGGACTGGAAGGAACACAGACACATCTGCAAACCTGTTGACCGAGAGCCGGCAAG AGAGCAAACTAAGGCTTTACCAGGAACTGGCCACAGGGAAAACCCCGCAAAATTGAAG GCTAGTGAACCATCCAGCTATAAGAAGGTCTACTTAAAAGATTTACATGCTTCTAAAATCACCAGTGGGATGGACATccag gccACTGTTATTGAGTTCTGCAGCCCTGACAGGTTTTTCATCCTTCCTCAAGACCCAGAGGTCCTGGAAGCTCTGCAGATCATAAGCACAGAGCTtcagaaaacctgctgcagctcctcagGAACAGCTTACGCTCCCTGTGATGGAGAAGTCTGCACAGTTCAGTTTTCCGTTGACAAG AACTGGTACAGAGGCTTAGTCCAGACTGTAGCTGCTGACAAGAAGACAGCCAGTATCCTTTACATTGACTTTGGCAATGAAGAGAACGTCCCGATTGAAAGGATCCAACCCCTCCCTGCtgatattcaacatttttgtccaTGT GCAATGGAGTGCAGGATTGCAGGTGTGGTGCCGGTGGTTAACAAATGGTCYGACGAATGCTGCATTACCGTCAGACAGATGCTGACTGGTAAGGCTGTCACTGTGAAGCTGTTGGAAGCGACGGAGAAAGAAAGTGTGCACGCTGCGGATGTCGTGCTGTCAATGA GAATGATGCTGAGCTCATTCCTGATCGAGAACGGATTTGGACAAAAAGAAACCACCGGTGTGCCACCAACTGAGCAAGACATAA TTGCCATGTTGAGCGCATCGTTTGAAAATTACAAGCGCCTCTCTGACGGGAAGGATGACAATGAATGGGCTCAACCACCGGAGCCGCTCACACAGGCAGTAGGAGACCAGTTCTTGGTTGTGCTCACACACTTCGTGTCACCCAGTGATCTTGTAGTGCAGAAGGTGGAGAACGCAG AACTTATCCGGGATTTGCAGCTGAAGCTGAGAGATCATTGCGCTCAGATTTCCACCCCGCAGAACTTCAGACCTGCTCCTGGAACAGTTTGTTGTGCCCAGTTCTCAG AGGACAAGCAGTGGTACCGGGCGAAAGTCCTGGCTTATCCATCAGAGGAACGAGTGTGTGTCGCCTACCTTGATTTTGGCAACTCTGAGGAGGTCGATTTAAGCCAGTTGCTCCCGATTACCCCTGCGCTCCTGACCATCCCAATGCAGGCTATCCCATGTGCTCTAGCAG GAGTGCATCCTGTGGGGGAGAACTGGTCGAGGGATTGCATTTTGTCGCTGCAGTGTCAGCTGTCAAACAGATTCCTGCGGCTGAAGATCCACGGAGTGCAGGAGGGAAAGACGCTGGTTTCCATGGTGGATGAGGCCAGTGATCCTCAGGTTGATTTCGCTGAGCTCCTGATTACTGCAGGCTACGCCACACCTGCTTTCGACTCTGCCGAGCTGCCGGCTGAGGAGACGGCCGCACCTGCAGACACAAGTG CGCCTCCTGCCGTGCTTGAACCTCTGGTTTGGACTTCTGCTGAGCTTCCCTCCGATGGCCAGACGGTGGCGCTGTTCACCAGCATCGTGGAAAGCCCTGGAAGGTTCTACTGCCGCCTCGCTAACCCGACAG agttgAAGAAGTTCATGGAGCTGGAGGCTCAGTTGAAGCAGCACTGTGAGGGGGAAGCTTCTCCTTACGTTCCCAAAGTGGGAGAGCCGTGCTGTGTACCTTTTCCTG GCAGTGGAGCTTGGTGCCGAGCGTTGGTGAACGGACTGTCCGGCGACGACGTTGATGTGTATTTAGTGGATTATGGTCACAGCATGACGGCTAAAAACAGCCACCTTCGATCCATCACACCTAAACTCCTGACGCTCCCTTCACAGGCGGTTTGCTGCTGGCTtgcag GTGTGGACCCTGTTGGGTCAGAGTGGAGCAGCGAAGCCCTGCTCTGGTTCCAGAACCTGCTGGACGGGGAGCAGCTCAGCGCCCGGGTCCTCTCCGTCACGAAGCAGGGCTACGGCCTGGAGGTCATTAGCAGAGGKCAGAACATCGCAGAGGCTCTCATTGCTGAGCAGATGGCCAAAGCGGTCGGAGAACCTGTCGGAGTGAAGCATGAACAGGCAGAATCCACGACGACAAAAGAAAACGGTGTGAACGAACAAGAGGACGGCGTTGAAGTGGCAGGTGGAATTGAAGCTGCTGTGGCATCAGAGG TTGCAGGTTTCCCAGTTGACTGGAAGACGGTGGAGCTGCCTCTGAACGAGAGCTTTCCGCCGTACATCGCAGGAGTCATTAGTCCTTCTCTCTTCTACGTCCTCGGCCCTACGCAAA ttGACCAGGAAAAGCTCCAGGAGGTGATGATGGAAGTGGCCGCCTACTGCAGCGTCTACCAGGCCACTTTATCCACAGAGATGAAGAGCAGACCGTCTGCCGGGGCTGCATGCTGCGCTCAGTTTTCTG GTGATAAAAACTGGTACCGTGCTGTGATCTTGGAAGTTGGCGAGAATGAGCTGAGCATCATCTACGCCGACTATGGGAACACTGAGAAGGTCCCATCCTCCCAGATCCTGCCCATCCCTTCCCGCCTGCTGCAGCTCCCGTTCCACATAATTCGCTGCAGCCTCGCTG GTGGAGAAAACTTTCCAGAAGAGTGGCCAGAAGAAGTGCTGCAGGCGTGCCGAGCTGAGCTGGAGAACGGCGTCCTAGCCAAAGTAAAGTCCTTCGATGGCTCTGCTAATGCTCTGTCTGTCACTCTGTCTGCTGAGAGAGATGGAGTTCAGCTGAcctctctggttctggacaAGCTGAACGCTTTCAACAAGGCCAACCCAGACACCGACCAGAAGCTCGACGACGCTCCAGGTGTTCCTGACGGCCCCCAGTCCAAACCTGTCCCCGAATCCCAGTTAGAGCTGGAGCACAAACCAGCACCAGTTGATGCCACTGGGCCTACGAAGCCGGCTGAGCTGACGGAGGATAAACCTCAGCAGATTGTTCCTGCCGCACCAGTCTGCG AAGATTCAGTGAAGAAGATTATTGACCAAATGGAGCCGCCGTACCAAAATCATTTGAATGGTTCTG ATCATAAAGTCTATGGTTGCTGCTGCCAGAGCCTCAAAAAacag ATCAGCAACATGGAGCAGGTGATGCAGCTGCAGCTTGCTCTCACCAAGCAGTTGGTTGGACAGATTAAATAA